From Variimorphobacter saccharofermentans, one genomic window encodes:
- a CDS encoding helix-turn-helix domain-containing protein, which yields METTQFGINLTKFRKLRGLTQEELAVQIGVSAQAISKWENGSYPDGALLPKISKCLNVSLDILYGLKPPEELDDMVLVKSIIDELRKLPEEERGHRIMELCYPIICSYCAGSEEYMGFPNIVNIETVGEVKTDHVLARMRLNEELQYFWVIRIPEEGINNYIKIDSEILELFQLLAQEDYLKVIYYLASSKRNFMLTKKKFAKTLKMSERRISDIIDRLDNIGMVWKVDIETDDKQEEVYGYSHNSAFVMLMASAKAYVKYGEYRQPLYESWTHGAFRAKNMDFVYKDE from the coding sequence ATGGAGACAACTCAATTTGGAATTAATTTAACTAAATTTCGTAAATTGAGGGGCTTAACACAGGAGGAACTGGCTGTACAGATAGGTGTTTCGGCTCAGGCAATTTCGAAATGGGAAAATGGAAGTTATCCGGATGGAGCATTATTACCAAAAATATCAAAATGTTTAAATGTATCACTTGATATTCTATATGGATTAAAGCCGCCAGAAGAGTTGGATGATATGGTATTAGTGAAATCTATCATTGATGAATTACGAAAGCTTCCGGAGGAGGAGAGGGGACATAGGATTATGGAACTATGCTATCCGATAATCTGTTCCTATTGCGCTGGTTCGGAAGAATACATGGGATTTCCCAATATCGTAAATATTGAAACAGTTGGCGAAGTAAAGACAGACCACGTACTGGCAAGGATGAGGTTGAATGAAGAACTACAATACTTTTGGGTGATACGTATTCCAGAAGAGGGAATCAATAATTATATTAAAATTGATTCCGAGATCTTAGAATTGTTTCAACTTCTGGCTCAGGAGGATTATCTGAAGGTTATTTATTATCTTGCCAGCAGTAAGAGGAACTTTATGCTGACGAAGAAAAAGTTTGCTAAAACCTTGAAGATGAGTGAGCGAAGGATATCTGATATTATAGACAGGCTAGATAACATCGGGATGGTATGGAAGGTGGACATAGAAACAGATGATAAACAGGAGGAAGTATACGGATATTCTCATAATTCAGCATTCGTGATGCTGATGGCATCAGCAAAAGCATATGTCAAATACGGAGAGTATCGGCAACCATTATATGAAAGCTGGACCCATGGGGCTTTTCGAGCTAAGAATATGGATTTTGTTTACAAGGATGAATAA
- a CDS encoding glycoside hydrolase family 2 TIM barrel-domain containing protein: protein MKELFNNNWKFTKQPIGTELDVIDSSNINWETIDIPHDWLIYDAKNLYETSEGWYRKKIIIKKQKNKRYSICFDGVYMDSTVFVNNQKVGDWKYGYSSFEFDITNYLTNGANEIKVRVIYQHPNSRWYSGAGIYRNVWWKTTDQVHFVTDGIYFTAKKNNQGWTAEIEAEYKSESGEYNYAFIRHTIINMRGVNVGICEQKVKVSNERRTNLQTIYIEQPVLWELECPFLYKLKSELICGDRVLDTVEQSIGFRSLRFDCNEGFFLNDKHVKLHGACLHHDLGALGAAVNKVALKRQLLLLKEMGVNAIRTTHNMPSRELMELADEMGILIVSEAFDMWERSKTKFDYARFFNEWCEIDVKSWVRRDRNHPSIIMWSIGNEIYDTHVGERGLELTRILRDIVQKNDPKQNAYVTIGSNFLRWENAQKCAEQVPVVGYNYGEFLYEEHHKKYPHWVIYGSETGSTLKSRGIYHFPASEVVVSYEDEQCSSLDNCCTGWGADNIPANIIDDRDAKFSLGQFIWSGFDYIGEPSPYTTKNSYFGLIDTAGFKKDAFYLYQAEWTDYKTNPMIHLLPYWDFNDGQLIDIQVYSNAPKIELFFNDESLGIVEIDHLHGTELVGKWQLPYQKGTLKAVAYDEKGSVIATEEQSSFGDVARLVMKADKMTMIANGQDMIFVEISAEDENGVAVANANNRVEVKVSGAGRLVGLDNGDSTDYDSYKGTSRRLFSGKLLAMIAAKEEAGKITVKVTSEGLDPQEMILDSIQGVRQKGISAIVENTESEAVREIPIRKIELCNLSTNNLNHDNMSTQVQAKLYPSNTTYHDLEWKAVTDNNIITDIVKIKVERDTARLTAVCDGSFRLRCTAKNGRNKTEIISELEFQITGVGKMLFNPYKLVSAGLHNWSNKKIHSGLQGGLCTDHGLNYIGFRDVDFGETGSDEITIPIFHLSNNPTPIKVWRGIPGEEDSELLLASYYQKDYIYNVYIPQTYRLSKRLQGIQTICIETIDKLDIQGFYFTDYDKIYGRMSIKDNSRIYGDAFTITENAIEEIGNNVTIEFDNMNFGAEGVRKLIICGRSRNDINTIHVHFKRTDSYDYQILEVPYSSEYEEYEFDLSNISGMNQISFTFLPGSSFDFKWFQFKK from the coding sequence ATGAAGGAATTATTTAATAACAATTGGAAATTTACAAAGCAACCAATAGGAACAGAATTGGATGTTATTGACAGTTCGAATATTAATTGGGAAACGATAGATATACCCCATGACTGGCTTATATATGATGCAAAGAACTTATATGAGACTAGTGAAGGCTGGTACAGGAAAAAAATCATTATAAAAAAGCAGAAGAATAAAAGATACAGTATATGCTTCGACGGCGTTTATATGGATTCAACTGTGTTTGTTAATAATCAAAAGGTTGGTGACTGGAAATACGGATATTCATCATTTGAATTTGACATTACAAATTATCTGACGAATGGTGCTAATGAAATAAAAGTGAGAGTAATCTATCAGCACCCAAACAGCCGTTGGTATTCTGGAGCAGGCATTTACCGTAATGTCTGGTGGAAAACGACCGATCAGGTTCATTTTGTTACTGATGGGATATACTTTACCGCTAAGAAAAATAATCAAGGCTGGACAGCTGAAATTGAAGCAGAGTATAAGAGTGAATCAGGTGAGTACAATTATGCATTCATCCGACACACTATTATCAACATGAGAGGTGTAAACGTTGGTATCTGTGAGCAGAAAGTGAAAGTATCGAATGAGAGAAGGACAAACCTTCAGACAATATATATAGAACAACCGGTTCTTTGGGAATTAGAGTGTCCATTTTTATATAAGTTGAAATCAGAGTTGATTTGTGGAGATAGAGTCCTTGATACTGTGGAACAGAGTATCGGATTTCGATCTCTTCGATTTGACTGCAATGAGGGATTTTTCTTAAATGATAAACATGTTAAACTTCACGGTGCTTGTCTGCATCATGATCTTGGTGCACTTGGAGCAGCGGTCAACAAAGTAGCATTAAAACGTCAACTACTCCTGTTAAAAGAGATGGGAGTGAATGCTATCCGAACCACTCATAATATGCCCTCAAGGGAGCTTATGGAATTGGCTGATGAAATGGGGATACTTATAGTATCTGAGGCCTTCGATATGTGGGAAAGGAGCAAGACAAAGTTTGATTATGCCAGGTTCTTTAATGAATGGTGTGAAATCGATGTGAAAAGCTGGGTCAGAAGAGACCGAAACCATCCTAGCATAATCATGTGGAGCATAGGTAATGAGATTTATGATACCCATGTGGGGGAACGTGGATTAGAGTTAACCAGGATATTAAGAGATATTGTACAAAAGAACGATCCAAAGCAAAACGCATATGTCACAATTGGTTCTAATTTTTTAAGATGGGAGAATGCTCAAAAATGTGCTGAGCAGGTGCCGGTTGTGGGATATAACTATGGAGAGTTTTTATACGAAGAACATCATAAGAAATACCCTCATTGGGTTATTTATGGCAGTGAGACGGGAAGTACCTTAAAAAGCCGAGGAATCTATCATTTTCCTGCCAGTGAAGTTGTTGTGTCGTATGAGGATGAGCAGTGTTCTTCTCTTGATAACTGCTGCACCGGTTGGGGAGCAGATAATATTCCGGCTAATATTATTGATGACAGAGATGCCAAGTTCAGTCTGGGACAGTTTATATGGAGTGGTTTTGATTACATAGGTGAGCCGTCGCCTTATACTACCAAGAACAGTTATTTTGGCTTAATTGATACAGCTGGTTTTAAAAAAGATGCCTTCTATCTGTATCAGGCGGAATGGACAGATTATAAGACGAATCCGATGATCCATTTACTGCCTTATTGGGATTTCAATGATGGACAGCTGATAGATATCCAGGTTTATTCTAATGCACCGAAGATAGAATTGTTTTTTAATGATGAATCTCTTGGTATTGTAGAAATAGATCATCTTCACGGTACAGAGTTAGTTGGAAAATGGCAGCTTCCATATCAGAAGGGGACCTTAAAAGCAGTTGCATATGATGAGAAGGGTAGCGTAATTGCTACGGAGGAGCAAAGTTCCTTTGGAGATGTAGCACGACTTGTAATGAAAGCAGATAAAATGACAATGATAGCCAATGGACAGGATATGATTTTCGTTGAAATATCGGCTGAGGATGAGAATGGTGTTGCTGTAGCCAATGCAAATAACCGCGTTGAAGTGAAAGTTAGCGGCGCAGGTCGACTTGTAGGATTGGATAACGGAGATAGCACGGATTATGATTCTTATAAGGGCACCAGTAGAAGGCTTTTTTCCGGAAAACTTTTAGCAATGATTGCTGCAAAAGAGGAGGCAGGTAAAATAACGGTTAAGGTAACATCGGAAGGGCTTGATCCACAGGAGATGATACTAGATTCAATTCAAGGTGTCAGACAGAAAGGAATATCAGCCATTGTAGAAAATACTGAATCAGAAGCTGTTCGGGAGATTCCGATTCGGAAAATTGAATTATGCAACTTAAGTACAAATAATCTGAATCACGATAACATGAGCACACAGGTTCAAGCAAAATTGTATCCATCCAACACCACATATCATGATTTGGAGTGGAAGGCTGTTACAGATAATAATATTATTACTGATATTGTGAAAATTAAAGTAGAGCGAGATACAGCCCGACTCACAGCAGTCTGTGATGGCAGCTTCCGCTTAAGATGTACTGCGAAGAATGGAAGGAACAAAACGGAAATAATCTCTGAACTTGAGTTTCAGATAACTGGTGTCGGAAAAATGCTATTCAATCCTTATAAGCTGGTATCCGCTGGTCTGCATAACTGGAGTAATAAGAAAATCCATAGTGGTCTACAGGGAGGCCTGTGTACGGATCATGGCCTTAATTATATAGGCTTTCGAGATGTGGACTTTGGAGAAACTGGTTCAGATGAAATTACTATACCAATTTTTCATTTAAGTAATAATCCAACTCCGATTAAGGTGTGGAGAGGTATTCCCGGTGAGGAGGATAGTGAACTATTATTGGCTTCCTATTATCAAAAGGACTATATATACAATGTTTATATCCCTCAGACCTATCGCCTGTCGAAACGTCTCCAGGGAATCCAAACGATCTGTATAGAAACTATTGATAAACTGGATATTCAGGGTTTTTACTTTACTGATTATGATAAGATTTATGGAAGAATGTCAATTAAGGATAACTCACGGATCTATGGTGATGCATTTACCATTACTGAAAATGCGATCGAAGAAATTGGTAATAATGTTACGATTGAGTTCGATAATATGAATTTTGGTGCAGAGGGTGTCAGAAAGCTGATTATATGTGGAAGATCAAGAAACGATATTAATACAATTCATGTCCATTTTAAGAGAACGGATTCATACGACTATCAAATACTAGAAGTACCCTATTCCTCAGAATATGAAGAATATGAGTTTGACTTAAGTAATATAAGTGGAATGAATCAAATCAGCTTCACATTTCTACCTGGAAGTTCCTTCGATTTTAAATGGTTTCAATTCAAAAAATAA